From one Bos indicus x Bos taurus breed Angus x Brahman F1 hybrid chromosome 7, Bos_hybrid_MaternalHap_v2.0, whole genome shotgun sequence genomic stretch:
- the DOCK6 gene encoding dedicator of cytokinesis protein 6 isoform X3, whose product MAAAERRAFAHKINRTVAAEVRKQVSRERSGSPHSSRRCSSSLGVPLTEVVEPLDFEDVLLSRPPDVEPGPLRDLVEFPADDLELLLQPRECRTTEPGIPEDGKMDAQVRAAVEMYTEDWIIAHRRYQHLSAAYNPITTETQRERQKGLTRQVFEQDTSGDERSSPEDSDDPRHSSGSLDDTPRSSGASGIFDLRNLAADSLLPSLLERVAPEDVDRRNEALRRQHRPRALLALYPAPDEDEAVERCNRPEPPREHFGQRILVKCLSLKFEIEIEPIFGILALYDVREKKKISENFYFDLNSDSMKGLLRAHVTHPAISTLARSAIFSVTYPSPDIFLVIKLEKVLQQGDISECCEPYMVMKEVDTAKNKEKLEKLRLAAEQFCTRLGRYRMPFAWTAVHLANIVSSAGQPDRDSDSEGERRPTWTDRRRRGPQDRMSSGDDACSFSGFRPATLTVTNFFKQEAERLSDEDLFKFLADMRRPTSLLRRLRPVTAQLKIDISPAPENPHFCLSPELLHVKPYPDPRGRPTKEILEFPAREVYAPHTSYRSLLFVYPHSLNFSSRQGSVRNLTVRVQYMAGEDPSQALPVIFGKSSCSEFTREAFTPVVYHNKSPEFYEEFKLRLPACVTENHHLLFTFYHVSCQPRPGTALETPVGFTWIPLLQHGRLRTGPFCLPVSVDQPPPSYSVLTPDVALPGMRWVDGHKGVFSVELTAVSSVHPQDPHLDKFFTLVHVLEEGAFPFRLKDAVLSEGTVEQELRASLAALRLASPEPLVAFSHHVLDKLVRLVVRPPVIGGQIVNLGRGAFEAMAHVVSLVHRSLEGAQDTRGHCPVLAAYVYYAFRLPGTEPSLAGGAPPLTVQPATLARGPGRPASLYLARSKSISSSNPDLAVAPGSVDDEVSRILASKAIDRSSSRTSSCLESSSSSLPTTQPRPTMQKLLHEELALQWVVSGSAVREAVLQHAWFFFQLMVKSMTLHLLLGQKLDTPRKLRFPGRFLDDIAALVGSVGLEVITRVHKDMELAERLNASLAFFLSDLLSLVDRGFVFSLVRAQYKQVATRLQSAPNPAVLLTLRMDFTRILCSHEHYVTLNLPCCPLSPPASPSPSVSSTASQSSTFSSQAPDPKVISMFELSGPFRQQHFLAGLLLTELALAMEPEAEGASLLHKKAICAVHSLLCGHDADPRYAEATVKARVAELYLPLLSLARDTLPRLHDFAEGPGQRSRLASLLDSDTEGEGDVGGTINPSVAMAIAGGPLAPGSRASISQGPVTAARSGYALSAESSRTLLVCVLWVLKNAEPALLQRWAADLTLPQLGRVLDLLYLCLAAFEYKGKKAFERINSLTFKKSLDMKARLEEAILGTIGARQEMVRRSRERSPFGNQENVRWRKSVTHWRQTSDRVDKTKDEMEHEALVDGNLATEASLVVLDTLEIIVQTVMLSEARESILGAVLKVVLYSLGSAQSALFLQHGLATQRALVSKFPELLFEEDTELCADLCLRLLRHCGSRISTIRTHASASLYLLMRQNFEIGNNFARVKMQVTMSLSSLVGTTQNFSEEHLRRSLKTILTYAEEDVGLRDSTFAEQVQDLMFNLHMILTDTVKMKEHQEDPEMLIDLMYRIARGYQGSPDLRLTWLQNMAGKHAELGNHAEAAQCMVHAAALVAEYLALLEDSRHLPVGCVSFQNISSNVLEESAISDDILSPDEEGFCSGKHFTEMGLVGLLEQAAVYFTMGGLYEAVNEVYKTLIPILEAHRDYKKLAAVHGKLQEAFTKIMHQSSGWERVFGTYFRVGFYGARFGDLDEQEFVYKEPSITKLAEISHRLEEFYTERFGEDVVEIIKDSNPVDKTKLDPQKAYIQITYVEPHFDTYELKDRVTYFDRNYGLRTFLFCTPFTPDGRAHGELPEQHKRKTLLSTAHAFPYIKTRIRVCHREETVLTPVEVAIEDMQKKTRELAFATEQDPPDAKMLQMVLQGSVGPTVNQGPLEVAQVFLAEIPEDPKLFRHHNKLRLCFKDFCKKCEDALRKNKALIGPDQKEYHRELERNYSRLREALQPLLTQRLPQLLAPNTAGLRNSLNRASFRKTDL is encoded by the exons ATACCAGCACCTGAGTGCGGCGTACAACCCCATCACCACGGAGACTCAACGGGAGAGGCAGAAGGGGCTTACCCGCCAGGTCTTTGAGCAGGACACTTCTGGGGATGAGAGGTCCAGCCCCGAGGACTCG GATGACCCCCGACACTCCTCAGGCTCCCTGGATGACACCCCACGAAGCAGTGGTGCCTCTGGCATCTTCGACCTGAGGAACTTGgcggcagattctttgctaccctCACTCCTGGAGCGCGTGGCCCCAGAGGACGTGGACCGGCGTAATGAGGCATTGCGGCGGCAGCACCGGCCCCGAGCCCTGCTCGCGCTCTACCCCGCACCCGACGAG GATGAGGCTGTGGAACGTTGCAACCGCCCAGAGCCACCGCGAGAGCACttcggacagaggatcctggtcaAGTGTCTGTCGCTTAA GTTCGAGATTGAAATCGAGCCCATCTTTGGCATCTTGGCCCTATACGACGTACGAGAGAAAAAGAAG ATCTCAGAGAACTTCTACTTTGACCTGAACTCGGACTCCATGAAGGGGCTACTGCGGGCCCACGTCACCCATCCTGCCATCTCGACCCTGGCCCgctctgccatcttctctgtgACCTACCCTTCGCCTGACATCTTCTTGGTCATCAAG CTGGAGAAGGTGCTGCAGCAAGGAGACATTAGCGAGTGCTGCGAGCCCTACATGGTGATGAAGGAGGTGGACACAGCCAAG AACAAAGAGAAGCTGGAGAAGCTACGCCTGGCGGCTGAGCAGTTCTGCACCCGTCTGGGCCGCTATCGCATGCCCTTCGCCTGGACGGCCGTGCACCTGGCCAACATCGTGAGCAGCGCCGGGCAGCCAGACCGAGACTCAGACTCAGAGGGCG AGCGCCGACCCACCTGGACCGACCGCCGCCGTCGGGGACCCCAGGACCGGATGAGTAGTGGGGACGACGCTTGCAGCTTCTCTGGCTTCCGCCCAGCCACACTAACCGTCACCAACTTCTTTAAGCAG GAGGCTGAGCGGCTCAGTGACGAGGACCTCTTTAAGTTCCTGGCTGACATGCGGCGCCCGACATCCCTGTTGCGACGCCTGCGTCCCGTGACCG CCCAGCTCAAGATCGACATTTCCCCGGCCCCCGAGAACCCCCACTTCTGCCTCTCCCCGGAGCTGCTTCATGTCAAGCCCTACCCAGACCCCAGAGGCCGGCCCACCAAGGAGATCCTGGAGTTCCCCGCCCGTGAGGTCTATGCCCCCCACACCAGCTACAG GAGCCTGCTGTTCGTGTACCCACACAGCCTCAACTTCAGCAGCCGCCAGGGCTCCGTGCGCAACCTCACTGTGCGAGTGCAGTACATGGCAGGCGAGGACCCCAGCCAGGCCCTGCCG GTCATCTTTGGCAAGTCCAGCTGCAGTGAATTTACCCGTGAAGCCTTCACACCGGTGGTCTATCATAACAA GTCTCCCGAGTTCTACGAGGAGTTCAAGCTGCGTCTTCCCGCCTGCGTGACTGAGAACCACCATCTGCTCTTCACCTTCTACCACGTCAGCTGCCAGCCCCGGCCTGGCACAGCCCTGGAGACTCCTGTGGGCTTTACT TGGATCCCACTGCTGCAGCACGGCCGGCTGAGGACAGGCCCCTTCTGCCTCCCTGTGTCGGTAGACCAGCCCCCGCCCAGCTACTCCGTACTCACACCGGAT GTGGCGCTGCCGGGCATGCGCTGGGTGGATGGTCACAAAGGCGTGTTCAGCGTGGAGCTCACAGCTGTGTCCTCTGTGCATCCCCAG GACCCCCACCTGGACAAGTTCTTCACCCTGGTGCAcgtcctggaggagggggccttTCCGTTCCGGCTGAAGGACGCAGTGCTGAGTGAGGGCACCGTGGAGCAGGAGCTGCGGGCCAGCCTGGCGGCCTTACGGCTCGCCAGCCCCGAGCCCCTCGTCGCCTTCTCCCACCATGTACTGGACAAGCTCGTTCGTCTGGTTGTGCGACCCCCGGTCATTGGTGGCCAGATTG TGAACCTGGGTCGTGGCGCCTTTGAAGCAATGGCCCACGTGGTCAGCCTCGTCCACCGGAGCCTAGAGGGTGCCCAGGACACCCGTGGTCACTGCCCGGTGCTGGCTGCATATGTCTACTACGCCTTTCgactgcctggcacagagcccaGCCTCGCGGGTG GGGCACCTCCATTGACGGTGCAGCCTGCCACGCTGGCCCGTGGCCCTGGCCGCCCCGCCAGCCTCTACCTGGCACGCTCTAAGAGtatcagcagcagcaaccccgACCTGGCCGTGGCCCCTGGCTCTGTGGATGACGAGGTCTCCCGCATCCTGGCCAGCAAG GCCATCGACCGCAGCTCTAGCCGAACCTCTTCCTGCCTCGAGAGCTCCTCCTCATCCCTGCCCACCACCCAGCCGAGACCCACTATGCAGAAG ctgctGCATGAGGAGCTGGCCCTGCAGTGGGTGGTCAGCGGCAGTGCTGTGCGCGAAGCCGTCCTGCAGCACGCCTGGTTCTTCTTCCAGCTCATG GTGAAAAGCATGACGCTGCATCTGCTCCTGGGTCAGAAGCTGGACACACCCCGCAAACTTCGCTTCCCTGGACGCTTCCTGGACGACATCGCAGCCCTGGTGGGCTCTGTAGGCCTGGAGGTTATCACCCGTGTCCACAAG GACATGGAGCTGGCCGAGCGCCTCAACGCCAGCCTGGCCTTCTTCCTCAGCGACCTGCTGTCCCTGGTGGACCGCGGCTTCGTCTTCAGCCTGGTCCGGGCTCAGTACAAGCAG GTGGCCACGCGGCTGCAGTCGGCCCCCAACCCGGCAGTGCTGCTGACGCTGCGCATGGACTTCACGCGCATCCTGTGCAGCCATGAGCACTACGTGACCCTCAACCTCCCCTGCTGCCCTCTGTCGCCCCCGGCCTCGCCCTCACCCTCTGTGTCCTCCACTGCCTCCCAG AGCTCCACCTTCTCCAGCCAGGCCCCAGACCCCAAGGTGATCAGCATGTTCGAGCTGAGCGGGCCTTTCCGGCAGCAGCATTTCCTAGCCGGGCTCCTGCTGACGGAACTGGCCTTAGCCATGGAACCTGAGGCCGAGGG GGCGTCCCTGCTGCACAAGAAGGCCATCTGTGCTGTCCACAGCCTGCTCTGCGGCCATGACGCCGACCCCCGCTATGCTGAGGCCACCGTGAAGGCCCGGGTGGCCGAGCTATACCTGCCACTGCTGTCACTCGCCCGGGACACGCTGCCACGGCTGCATGACTTTGCTG AGGGCCCAGGTCAGCGCTCAAGACTGGCCTCTCTGCTCGACTCAGACACAGAAGGTGAAGGGGACGTGGGAGGCACCATCAACCCCTCAGTGGCCATGGCCATTGCGGGTGGCCCCTTGGCCCCTGGCTCCCGAGCCAGTATCTCCCAGGGCCCAGTGACG GCTGCTCGCTCAGGCTATGCCCTCTCTGCTGAGTCCAGTCGGACCTTGCTGGTGTGTGTGCTATGGGTCCTGAAGAACGCTGAGCCGGCCCTGCTGCAGCGCTGGGCTGCGGACCTGACGCTCCCTCAGCTGGGTCGTGTCTTGGACTTGCTGTACCTCTGCCTGGCTGCCTTCGAGTACAAG GGGAAGAAGGCCTTTGAACGCATCAACAGCCTCACATTCAAGAAATCACTGGACATGAAGGCCCGACTGGAGGAAGCTATTTTGGGCACCATTGGAGCCCGACAGGAGATGGTGCGACGGAGCCGTG AGAGGAGCCCATTTGGGAACCAGGAGAACGTTCGCTGGCGGAAGAGCGTCACACACTGGAGACAAACCTCGGACCGTGTGGACAA gacCAAGGATGAAATGGAACACGAGGCCTTGGTAGACGGGAACCTGGCAACCGAGGCAAGCCTGGTGGTCCTGGATACACTGGAGATCATCGTGCAG ACGGTGATGCTGTCAGAGGCCCGGGAGAGCATCCTAGGCGCGGTACTGAAGGTCGTGTTATACAGCCTGGGCAGTGCCCAGAGTGCCCTCTTCCTGCAGCACGGCCTGGCCACACAGCGGGCTCTGGTATCCAAG TTCCCAGAGCTGCTATTTGAGGAGGACACGGAGCTGTGTGCCGACCTCTGCTTGAGGCTCCTGCGCCACTGCGGCAGCCGCATCAGCACCATCCGCACCCATGCCAGCGCCTCCCTCTACCTCCTCATGCGCCAGAACTTCGAGATTGGCAAC AATTTCGCCCGTGTGAAGATGCAAGTGACGATGTCGCTGTCGTCCCTGGTGGGAACAACACAGAACTTCAGTGAAGAGCACCTGCGCCGTTCACTCAAGACCATCCTCACCTATGCCGAGGAGGACGTGGGGCTGCGGGACAGCACCTTTGCTGAGCAG GTCCAGGACCTGATGTTCAACCTGCACATGATCCTGACTGACACGGTGAAGATGAAGGAGCATCAGGAAGACCCGGAGATGCTTATTGACCTCATGTACAG GATTGCCCGGGGCTACCAGGGCTCCCCAGACCTGCGGCTGACGTGGCTGCAGAACATGGCGGGGAAGCACGCGGAGCTGGGCAACCACGCGGAGGCCGCGCAGTGCATGGTGCACGCGGCCGCGCTGGTGGCCGAGTACCTCGCGCTGTTGGAGGACAGCCGCCACCTGCCTGTGGGCTGCGTTTCCTTCCAG AATATCTCATCCAACGTGCTGGAGGAGTCCGCCATCTCCGACGACATCCTCTCACCCGACGAGGAGGGCTTCTGTTCCGGGAAGCACTTCACAGAGATGGGGCTGGTGGGGCTGCTGGAGCAGGCGGCCGTCTACTTCACCATG GGCGGGCTCTACGAGGCCGTGAACGAGGTCTACAAGACCCTCATTCCCATCCTGGAAGCCCACCGCGACTACAAGAAGCTAGCTGCCGTGCACGGCAAACTGCAGGAGGCCTTCACCAAGATCATGCACCAG AGTTCCGGCTGGGAG CGCGTGTTTGGAACATATTTCCGTGTGGGCTTCTACGGCGCCCGCTTTGGTGACCTGGATGAACAGGAGTTCGTATACAAGGAGCCATCCATCACGAAGCTGGCTGAGATCTCACACCGGCTGGAG GAGTTCTACACGGAGAGGTTCGGGGAGGATGTAGTCGAGATCATCAAAGATTCTAACCCTGTGGACAAGACCAAGCTGGACCCGCAGAAG GCCTACATCCAGATCACATACGTGGAGCCACACTTTGACACCTATGAGCTCAAGGACCGGGTGACCTACTTCGACCGCAACTATGGGCTGCGAACCTTCCTGTTTTGCACACCCTTCACGCCGGACGGGCGTGCTCACGGCGAACTGCCGGAGCAGCATAAGCGCAAGACATTGCTGAGCACGGCCCACGCCTTCCCCTACATCAAGACCCGAATCCGTGTTTGCCACCGGGAGGAG ACGGTGCTGACCCCGGTGGAGGTGGCCATCGAGGACATGCAAAAGAAGACTCGGGAGCTGGCCTTCGCCACTGAGCAGGACCCTCCTGATGCCAAGATGCTGCAGATGGTGCTGCAGGGCTCTGTGGGGCCCACTGTGAACCAG GGACCTCTGGAGGTAGCCCAGGTGTTTCTGGCTGAGATCCCAGAAGACCCCAAGCTCTTTAGGCATCACAACAAGCTGCGGCTCTGTTTCAAAGACTTCTGCAAAAA GTGTGAGGATGCGCTGAGGAAGAACAAAGCCCTGATTGGGCCGGACCAGAAGGAGTACCATCGGGAATTGGAGCGCAACTATTCCCGCCTGCGGGAGGCTCTGCAGCCTTTGCTCACCCAGCGCCTGCCCCAGCTGCTGGCACCAAACACAGCCGGCCTCAG gaaCTCCTTGAACAGAGCAAGTTTCCGGAAGACTGACCTTTGA